Proteins encoded together in one Apis cerana isolate GH-2021 linkage group LG4, AcerK_1.0, whole genome shotgun sequence window:
- the LOC107995217 gene encoding organic cation transporter protein-like: protein MPPQEKFETSMHLNNSRDNNLNCQNSMDIQIPEANEVKEETKDLDFDELLPYVGEFGLYQKILFILMIPFTSFVAWVYFSQIFITLIPEKYWCWVPELKNLTSNERLSLAIPLDREGYSRCSMYDVNYTLILLNESYVPNPLWPTKTCQHGWEFNYSDVPYATVATELEWVCQYDSLPTVAQSIFFIGAIFGGLIFGWIADQYGRIPALIGANMMGFLAGVATAFTNTFWQFALCRFFVGFAFDNCFTMMYILVLEYVGPKWRTFVANMSIAMFFTFASCILPWIAYFLLDWRMTCIATSVPLVLAIATPWLIPESARWLVSQGQVDKAINILGKFERINGTKVPDDVYKRFRETCARICKEEEADKTYSVLDLFKTPRLRNITILFIIIWMAISLVFDGHVRNVNNLGLNVFVTFTIAAATELPADTFLTLVLDRWGRRWLACCSLVISGVFSIWASIVSNHIYTATLAILGRFWINISYNIGLQYAAEVLPTVVRAQGVALIHIMGYVASILAPFVVYLDVVSSILPLLVLGTLGIICGLLTLFLPETLDKDLPQTLQDGEDFGKDQKMWDFPCIERKHKDEEISPVAMFRSFSRCSTRNSMRASLRGETLRSNMIRRSSIKSKKFKSSVIEVEKL, encoded by the exons atgcctcctcaagaaaaatttgaaacgtcCATGCATTTGAACAATAGTCgggataataatttgaattgtcAGAACTCGATGGATATTCAAATACCGGAAGCAAATGAAgtcaaagaagaaacgaaagatttagattttgatGAGTTGTTACCCTATGTCGGAGAATTTGGACTTTATCAGAAGATCCTGTTTATATTGATGATTCCTTTTACTTCATTTGTAGCATGGGTTTATTTCTCACAAATCTTTATCACGTTAATACCGGAAAAATACTGGTGCTGGGTACCGGAACTAAAGAATCTTACATCCAACGAAag ACTCTCGCTAGCAATACCACTCGACCGCGAAGGTTACTCAAGATGTAGTATGTACGATGTAAATTATACTTTGATTCTACTAAATGAAAGCTATGTGCCGAATCCATTGTGGCCGACAAAAACTTGTCAGCATGGATGGGAATTTAATTATAGCGATGTCCCTTATGCAACCGTGGCTACTGAG CTGGAATGGGTTTGCCAATACGATTCCTTGCCAACTGTGGCTCAAAGTATTTTCTTCATTGGCGCCATATTTGGAGGGTTAATTTTTGGATGGATCGCCGATCAATATGGCAGGATACCAGCTTTGATCGGAGCTAATATGATGGGATTTCTCGCAGGAGTAGCTACGGCATTCACGAATACCTTTTGGCAGTTCGCATTATGCCGCTTTTTTGTCGGATTTGCCTTCGATAACTGCTTTACTATGATGTATATATTAG tgTTAGAATATGTTGGACCAAAATGGCGAACTTTTGTGGCGAATATGTCGATAGCCATGTTCTTTACGTTCGCATCTTGTATCTTACCATGGATCGCTTATTTTTTACTCGATTGGAGGATGACCTGCATTGCAACCTCAGTTCCTCTTGTCCTAGCCATAGCGACGCCATGGCTGATACCGGAAAGCGCTCGATGGCTAGTCAGCCAAGGTCAAGTGGACAAGGCCATCAATATTCTGGGAAAATTCGAGCGAATAAACGGCACTAAGGTACCCGATGACGTCTACAAGCGATTTCGT GAAACTTGTGCTAGAATATGCAAAGAGGAGGAAGCTGATAAAACATATTCAGTATTAGATTTATTCAAAACACCACGTCTAcgaaatattactatattattcatCATTATCTG GATGGCGATTTCTTTAGTATTCGATGGTCACGTACGAAACGTCAATAATTTAGGCTTGAACGTGTTTGTCACATTCACGATTGCTGCAGCAACCGAATTGCCCGCAGACACGTTCCTCACACTCGTTCTCGATCGATGGGGCAGAAGATGGCTAGCTTGCTGTTCTCTTGTCATTTCCGGTGTATTTAGCATTTGGGCTTCTATAGTTTCCAATC atATTTATACAGCTACTTTGGCAATTCTGGGTCGATTTTGGATAAATATCTCGTACAATATCGGTCTCCAATATGCAGCTGAAGTGTTGCCAACGGTAGTTAGAGCTCAGGGTGTAGCTCTAATACACATAATGGGATACGTCGCCAGTATCCTTGCTCCCTTCGTCGTGTATCTCGATGTCGTTTCATCGATTTTGCCTCTTCTTGTGTTGGGTACTCTTGGTATCATATGTGGTCTTCTGACTCTGTTTCTACCGGAAACGTTAGACAAGGATCTTCCACAAACGCTGCAGGATGGAGAGGATTTTGGAAAAGATCAGAAAATGTGGGATTTTCCTTGTATCGAAAG aaaacataaagatgaagaaatatcACCAGTCGCCATGTTCAGATCATTTTCCAGATGCAGCACGAGGAATTCGATGAGAGCATCTCTCCGTGGTGAAACCTTAAGGAGCAATATGATACGAAGATCAAgcataaaatctaaaaaattcaaaagctCAGTTATAGAAGTGGAAAAATTGTAA
- the LOC107995218 gene encoding carcinine transporter-like, whose amino-acid sequence MKNHKSSNNSIGPTEMTRLRPKLESFDDILPHVGDYGRYQWLLLLSLLPYGMTYAFLYFSQFFITITPTEHWCRIDELRNSNFTQEEKIQIAIPLTNEYPYYDQCYRKDLDLKEILKSNKDPRSLEFQTNRTVECTQWEYNFTKIPYSSIGTELDWVCNREYLISTAQAIFFCGSIIGGFLVGWIADHKGRIPALMFCNSIALLSSIATASANSFWSFAICRFLTGLAFDNCINIPLIIVLEYMAVSKRTLVVNVAFGLYFAIASTILPWMAYYISNWRYFTYVTAIPLLSVIITPWILPESARWYVSNGMTDKVVEKLRRIAKINHRNPEPRIYDIFVNNLEASDKIQETATVLDLFKTPRLARNTILLILFWCLTVISFDGHVYSLKLIQSSVFVSFSIACFTELPAGLLLTLLLDRWGRRFCGFLTLTLTCLLSIAELMLYSMTAKLIMSILSRFCLNMAANVGLQYAAELLPTPVRSQGVSLIHIFGIVAHSLAPYITDSAKIWEEFPMLIISMVSCLGAAFVLFLPETVGQNLPQTIKQGEEFGKEQRFWNLPCYQKSHFNF is encoded by the exons ATGAAGAATCATAAGAGTTCGAACAATTCCATAGGGCCAACTGAAATGACCCGATTGAGGCCAAAGTTGGAGAGCTTTGACGATATTTTGCCACATGTCGGAGATTATGGAAGATACCAGTGGTTATTGTTATTGTCGTTGTTACCTTATGGCATGACATACGCGTTCCTATATTTctcacaattttttattacaattactcCTACAGAACATTGGTGTAGAATAGATGAATTAAGAAATTCGAACTTTACTCAAGAAGAGAA GATTCAAATAGCGATTCCACTAACGAACGAGTATCCTTATTACGATCAGTGTTATCGGAAGGACCTAGACTTGAAGGAAATCCTGAAGAGCAACAAAGATCCACGTTCATTAGAGTTCCAAACAAATAGAACAGTGGAATGTACTCAATGGGAATACAATTTCACAAAGATTCCATATTCTAGCATAGGAACTGAG CTAGATTGGGTATGCAACCGTGAATATCTCATATCAACGGCGCAGGCTATTTTCTTCTGCGGATCTATCATCGGTGGCTTTCTAGTCGGTTGGATTGCGGATCACAAGGGTCGAATCCCCGCGTTGATGTTCTGCAACAGTATAGCCCTTCTCAGTTCCATTGCCACTGCTAGCGCGAATAGTTTTTGGTCATTCGCCATTTGCAGATTCCTCACTGGACTCGCATTTGATAATTGTATCAATATTCCTTTGATTATCG TACTTGAATATATGGCGgtctcgaaacgaacgttagTAGTGAACGTTGCTTTTGGTTTATATTTCGCGATTGCTAGCACTATTTTACCATGGATGGCTTATTATATCTCTAATTGGAGGTATTTCACTTACGTCACTGCCATACCACTTTTATCAGTTATCATTACACCATGGATCCTTCCTGAGAGTGCCCG ATGGTATGTTTCCAATGGGATGACGGATAAGGTTGTCGAAAAACTTCGAAGAATAGCAAAGATTAATCATAGAAATCCAGAGCCTCGTATTTACGATATATTCGTC aATAATCTGGAAGCTTCGGACAAAATACAAGAAACAGCAACGGTATTAGATCTCTTCAAAACACCTCGTCTGGCCAGAAACACTATTCTCTTAATCTTATTTTGG tGTCTCACTGTAATCTCGTTCGATGGTCACGTGTATTCATTAAAACTTATCCAGAGCTCGGTATTCGTATCGTTCTCGATTGCTTGTTTCACAGAACTTCCAGCTGGATTATTACTCACCCTGTTGCTGGACCGATGGGGACGTAGATTTTGTGGATTTCTTACGTTGACATTGACATGTTTGCTCAGTATTGCAGAATTGATGCTGTAttcta tgACCGCTAAGTTGATTATGTCAATTTTATCACGATTTTGCTTAAACATGGCAGCTAATGTTGGTCTTCAGTACGCAGCAGAACTTTTGCCAACACCTGTCAGATCACAAGGTGTATCTCTGATTCATATTTTTGGAATAGTAGCGCATTCTTTAGCGCCATATATCACTGATTcg GCTAAAATTTGGGAAGAATTTCCAATGTTGATAATCAGTATGGTATCCTGCTTGGGTGCTGCATTTGTTTTGTTTCTCCCAGAGACTGTAGGACAGAATCTTCCTCAGACCATTAAACAAGGGGAAGAATTCGGAAAGGAACAACGTTTTTGGAATTTACCTTGTTATCAGAAatcacattttaatttttaa